TTCCCCGTCGAAGAAGTTCATCGACGGCTCGCCGAGGAACCCAGCGACAAACCGGTTTGCCGGCTCGTGGTAGCATTCGAGGGGCGTGCCGACCTGCTGGAGTTCGCCGCGGTCGAGGATGGCGATCCGGTCGCCCATCGTCATCGCCTCGGTCTGGTCGTGGGTGACGTACACCGTCGTGACGCCCAGTTGCTCCTGGAGGTGCTGGAGCTCCGTACGCATCTCGGCGCGGAGCTTCGCGTCCAGGTTGCTGAGCGGTTCGTCCATGAGGAACACCTCGGGGTCGCGGACGATTGCGCGGCCCAGCGCGACGCGCTGTTGCTGGCCGCCCGAGAGCTCGTTGGGCTTGCGGTCCAGCAGGTCCTCGATCCCCATCATCTCGGCCGTCTCCTCGACGATCGAGGCCACCTCGTCGTTCGGCGTGTCCGTCGACTGTTTGATCCCGAAGGACATGTTCGCCCGGACCGACTTGTGCGGGTAGAGCGCGTACGACTGGAACACCATCGCGATGTCGCGCTCCTGGGCGGAGACGTCGTTGATGGACTCGCCGTCGAGCCGTACGTGGCCGTCGGTGACGTCCTCGAGGCCGGCGATCATCCGGAGCGTCGTCGACTTCCCGCAGCCCGACGGACCGACCAGCACGAGGAAGTCGCCGTCGGGCACCTCGATCGAGACGTCGTCGACAGCGACGACGCTCGCGTCCTCGTCCTGGTACACCTTGGTTATCTCGTCAAGTTCTAGCTCAACCATGTTACACCTGCGTGAGTTCCTGTTTCGAGCCGTCCCGGGGGTTCCGGAGCGCCGCGCCGCTCCCGCCGTCGAAGACGTGGATCCGGTCGGGATCGATGCCCACGACGACTTCCTCCCCGGCGTCGAAGACGTTCATCCCGTCGGTCACCGCCCGCAACACGTCGTGTTCGGTCGTCGTCTCGGAGTGTGCGAGGTGGACCACGTTCCGGTCCCCGTGGGTTTCGTTCACCGTGACGACCATGCGGAACTCGTGGTCGCCCAGGTCAGCGGGGTCCGTTCCCTCGGCGGGTCGGAGGTCGATCGACTCCGGGCGGACCCCGATCACGACGTCCTCGGTCTCACCGACTGCGTCGGCGATCCGCGGCGGGAACGGGTACTCGATGTGCTCGCCGACGAACGTCCCCTCGGACCGACGGCCCGTGAGGAAGTTCATCGAGGGTTCGCCGATGAACCCCGCGACGAACTGGTTCGCGGGCTCGTGGTACACCTCCAGCGGCTCGCCGACCTGCTGCAGGCGGCCGTCGTTCAGCACCGCGATCCGGTCGCCCATCGTCATCGCCTCGGTCTGGTCGTGGGTGACGTACACCGTCGTCACGCCGAGGTCGGCCTGGAGGCTCTGGAGCTCCGTGCGCATCTCCGCGCGGAGCTTCGCGTCGAGATTCGCCAGCGGCTCGTCCATGAGGAACACCTCGGGGTCGCGCACGATGGCGCGGCCGAGCGCAACGCGCTGTTGCTGGCCGCCCGAGAGCTCGTCGGGCTTGCGGTCCAGCAGTTCCGCGATGTCGAGGTCCGCGGCGGTGTCCTCGACCTGCTGGTCCATCCTGGCGGCGGCGGAGTAGCCGGCCTGCTCCTCTCCGTCCTCCGGCTCGTCTACCTCCTCTTCCTCGAGCCCGAACCGGATGTTCTCCCGGACCGTCATGTGCGGGTAGAGCGCGTAGTCCTGGAACACCATCGCGATGTTCCGGTTCTGGGGCACGCGGTAGTTCATGTGCTCGCCGTCGATGTAGAGGTTCCCCGACGTGGGTGATTCGAGGCCGGCGATCATCCGGAGCGTGGTCGACTTCCCACAGCCCGACGGGCCGACGAGCACGAGGAACTCCCCGTCCTCGACGTCTATCGTTACGTCTTCGACGGCGACTTCGCTCCCGTAGCGCTTCGTCAGGCGGTCGAGTTGAATGCGTCCCATGGGTTACCCACTCTCCGTGCGCAGCCCTTTCGCGAACTGTTCGGCGAACGCCACGTACAGGATGATCGTCGGCAGCGCGGCGAGGAACGCCGCGGACATCCGGATCCCGAAGTCGATCCCGGACGTCGACGTCCCGATCGCCGGCAGGATCAGCGTCACCGGCGCGGCGGGGTTGTTCGCGCTCGTGATGAGCGTAAACGAGAACAGGAACTCGTTGTATATCTGCGTGAACTGGTAGATGAACACGACGCCGAACATCGGCTTCGAGATGGGCAACACGATGCGGCGGTAGATCTTCGTGATGCTCGCCCCGTCTATCTTCGCCGCCTCCACCAGCGAGTTCGGGAGCCCCTTGTAGTACGACCGGAACAGGATCGTACAGATGGGGATGCCGTACGCGACGTGCGTGATGACCAGCGGCACGAGCTGGGAGTGGTGGCCCTGCAGCAGCGGCACGGCCGCGAACGTCGGTTCGAGCATCCGCCCCAGCGGGAAGATGTTGTTCCAGAAGCGCGCGAGCGGCACGAGGACGGCCTGGTACGGCACGAACACGCCGACCAGGAACAGCGACAGCAGCGCCAGCTGGCCGCGCCAGCGCACCATCGTGAGGCCGAACGCCGCCATGCTCGCCAGCAACACGTTGATGATGGTCGCCGGGATGGCCATGAGCAGCGAGTTGATGAACGCGGTCGACAGCCGGTCGAATGCGAACTCGAGGTTCGAGAGCGTGAACCCCTGTCCTGCCGGCGGCGCGAACGGCAGCGACCGCGCGACCGCCTCGTTCGTCTTCAGCGCCGTCATGATGCCGGTCTGAAGGGGGACGAGGAAGAAGCCGAGGAAGAGCACGACCAGCGTGTACTGGCCGACCCGCCTGAGGCTGACGTCCTCGACGAGCGATACGACGTCGATGTTCGGTCGGGATGTGGACTGAGACATGTTAGAGGCTCCCCTGTCGGTACTGGTAGTAGAGGTACGGTGCGATCACGCCGAGCGCGAGCAGCAACAGCATGGTGGCGATGGCCGCGCCGTACGCCCACTTCCCGAACTTGAACGCCTGCCGGACCATCAGCGTGGCGAGGATGTCCGTGCCGTTCGGCGGCCGGTACTGCCCGACCAGCGCGTAGAGGAAGGTAAACGCCTTGAGCGCGAACACCATCAGCACGACGGCGGCGCTCACCGACGACTCCTTCAGCTGGGGGATGATGATGCTGACGTACGTGCGGAACGTGCTCGCGCCGTCGACCCTCGCGGCCTCGAACTGGTCCGACGGGATCGACTGCAGCCCCGCCAGATACACCACCATCGCGTAGCCGCTGAACTGCCACACCAGCGCGAAGATGACCGCCGCGAGCGCGAAGTCGGGGTTGCCGAGCCAGTTGATCGACTCGAAGCCAAGTCCCTCGATTATCACGGTGAGCACGCCGTTTTCCTGGTTGTACATCCACAGCCAGAGCTGTGCGGTGACGACGAACGACAGCGCCATCGGCAGCAGGTAGGCCGTCTGTATCTTCTCCTTGAACCTGATGCCGTGGTCGAGCAGCACCGCGAGGAACAGCCCCAGTCCGAGCGAGACGCTGGTGAACGCGACCAGCAACACGAAGTTGTTGAACGCGGCCCGGCGGAACGCCTCGTTGCCGACCGCCGTCCGGTACATCTCGAGGTCGAAGCTCTCGAACGTGGGCTGGCTGAGCCCGGCGTAGTCGGTGAACGATATCGCGAGGTTGTAGCCGATCCCGCCGTAGACGGCGACGGCCATGAGGAGAAACGGGATGCCCCAGTACGGCGACGACCTGACGAAGTCGCTGTTCAGGAAGTACCTGAGCTTCGTCCGCCAGCCGACCGGCTCCTCGTCCGGCATCTCGGGGTCGTTGGTGGGTTGTGTTGCCATCGAGCTAGTCATCTATGCGCTACTGGGAGACGGCTTCGAGCAGCCCGTCGGCGGCGGCCTCCGCGTCGTAGGGGCCCATGAAGTTGTTCCCGATAGCGCTCTTGCAGTCGTTCATGGCTTCGGGTTCCACGGCGAGGCCGTGGGCTATCGTCGGCGGGTAGGCGTCCGAACTCGTGAGGTCCTCGTAGGTCATCGCGAGGAAGTCGGTCAGTTCGCTCGAATCGATGTCGGTCCGGAGCGGCACGGAGCCCTTGAGGTTGTTGAACGCGACCTGGGCCTCCTTCGTGCCGATGAACTTCTGCCACGACACCGTCTTCTCCCGCGTCGGGTTGCTCCCCGGCGTGACGAAGGCGTCGACGTGGTAGAAGTACAGCCCCTCGGTCCCCGGGAACGGGATCCAGTCCCACTGCTCGCCGTAGTTGAACTCGTCGTCGGCGCGGAACATCCCGTACAGCCAGTTCCCGCCGTGGATGCACGCCGCCTCGTCGGCGATGAGCTTCTGGGCGGCCTGCGTGTACCCGATGGACGACGCGTCCTCGGTGATGTAGTTCTCCTGGATCTCCTGCAGCGTTTCGAGGGCGTCGATGACGGCGCCCCTGTCACCGTCGCCCGCGATGAAGTCCTCGTACGCCTCGACCCCGCTCTGGCTCGTGAGGATCTGCGCCCACGTCTGGAGCCCGAGGAACGGGGCCTGCATCCCGTGGGCGAACGCCGTGTAGTCCGTCTCCGAGTCGATGGTTTCGAGCGCGTCGACGAAGTCCGGCACGCTCCCCAGGCTCGACGGGTCGATGCCGGCCTCCTCGAACGCCGCCGTGTTGTAGAACAGGTTGTTCAGTCGGTGTGACCCGATCGGGACGGCGGGCATCTTGTCGTTGAACGTACAGAGGTCGACGACCCGGTCCTGCATGCTGTCCTTGTAACCCTCCGCTTCCCAGACGTCCTCCTCGAGGTCCATGAGGCTCCCGCGGTAGCGTTCGAGGTTCTTGCCCGGCCAGTTGGCGAACGCGCCCATCGGGTTCGAGTTCGTCAGCCGGCGGAGCACCGTCGTGTTCAGCTCGACGTTCCCCTGCCCGCCGACCGCCTTGATGTTCGAGTCGAGGTCGGGGTACTCGTCGTTGAACAGTTCGGTGAGCTCGTTGATCGCGTCCGAGCCGTCGCCGCCCGTCCATCCGTGGAGCACCTCCAGCGTCTCGTCGCTGCTCTCGTCGCCGCCGAGACAGCCGGCCGCGCCGGCCGCGACCGCTCCCGCGATACCACCGAGATACGCACGTCTGTCGATACCGGCCACCTGATCGTTACTATCGACCATGTACATTACCACACATGCATAACAGTATATAAATCTACTGGAGAGGGTGAAAACCGACCCCACGCATTGGGATACCACGCCCGCCAGTTCACCGCGTAACCGCGGTGAGAGACGCTGTCGGTGGCGATTTTCCTATTGGCTGTGCTAGCCTGCTGTCGGCAGTACACCTCGGTCTCTCCGGTCTTGGCCGCGTGGGTGGTGTGGTTCCGGTATCAGCGGATAACAGCCCGCGTTGCCGACGCGGCCCCCGGGCATCGACTGACGGTCGAGGTACCGGCCGTCGGCGCACGTCTCCCGCTGGCCCCGACCAGTACGGCGATTCGATCACGATCGACCGTGTCGATATGGTTCCGGCCACAGCGGAACGGCGGCGTGGCTATCCGCGGGAGCGGCGGGGAATAGCGGACTGATTACGAACATAGATATGTAAAGAAACGAGCGATTGATTTCCGGTGTCAGCGGAAAACCGCGGGAAACGCAGGGGCGACGGAGCGGGGGGCTACCTGACCTCGTCGGCAATGCCCAGCGTGCCGAGGCGCGATGGCGGGACGTGTTCGGGTCCTCCGGATCGTAATATCTGCCGCTACCCAAATCGACCTGCGTGTGAAAGCTGAACCGAGCGGTTGCATGACGGATACGAACGAGAACTACGTTAACGGAGAGTGGGTTCCGGCGGCGACCGGCGAGACAGTCGACGTCGTGAACCCCGCGAACCCCGACGAGGTCGTCGCACGCTACCAGCAGTCCGGCACCGAGGCCGCGACCGACGCGGTCGAGGCCGCGGCCGACGCCGCCTCGGACTGGGCCGACACGCCCGGGCCGGACCGCGGCGCGGTCCTCCGCGATGCCGGCGCGATCCTGGACGACAGGAAGGACGAACTGACCGATCAACTCGTCGCCGAGGAGGGCAAGGCCCGCCCCGAGGCGGCGGGCGAGGTACAGCGGGCCATCGATATCTTCTACTACTTCGCGGAGAAGGCCCGCGACCTCGGCGGGAGCCTGAAGTCGGCGAGCGGTCGCGACACCTCCCTCTACACGGTCGAGGAGCCGGTCGGCGTCGCGGCGCTCATCACGCCGTGGAACTACCCCATCGCGATCCCGGCCTGGAAGCTCGCGCCGGCGCTGGCCACCGGCAACAGCGTCGTCCTCAAGCCGGCGAGCGCCGCGCCCGGCCCGGCCGTCGCGCTCGCGGAGGCGCTCGACGAGGCGGGGCTGCCGGACGGCGTCCTCAACCTCGTCACCGGCCCGGGCAGCAGCGTCGGCAGCACGTTCGTCGAACACGACGCCGTCGACGCCGTCTCGTTCACCGGCAGCAGCGAGGTCGGCGAGATGGTGTACGACCAGGCGACCGACGCCGGCAAGCGCGCCCAGATGGAGATGGGCGGGAAGAACCCGACGGTGGTC
The Halostella litorea DNA segment above includes these coding regions:
- a CDS encoding ABC transporter ATP-binding protein, coding for MVELELDEITKVYQDEDASVVAVDDVSIEVPDGDFLVLVGPSGCGKSTTLRMIAGLEDVTDGHVRLDGESINDVSAQERDIAMVFQSYALYPHKSVRANMSFGIKQSTDTPNDEVASIVEETAEMMGIEDLLDRKPNELSGGQQQRVALGRAIVRDPEVFLMDEPLSNLDAKLRAEMRTELQHLQEQLGVTTVYVTHDQTEAMTMGDRIAILDRGELQQVGTPLECYHEPANRFVAGFLGEPSMNFFDGEHEAGRVMTDAFEYPLSEELAADIDGVTGIAFGIRPEDIHVAEPEKGGQQFEAEVSVVEPMGNENIIHLRFENPETSAEFVATTEGDPNVARGDRVTVGFPEEAIHLFDRETGEAVKNRTVDFARSGVEPLAK
- a CDS encoding ABC transporter ATP-binding protein, whose amino-acid sequence is MGRIQLDRLTKRYGSEVAVEDVTIDVEDGEFLVLVGPSGCGKSTTLRMIAGLESPTSGNLYIDGEHMNYRVPQNRNIAMVFQDYALYPHMTVRENIRFGLEEEEVDEPEDGEEQAGYSAAARMDQQVEDTAADLDIAELLDRKPDELSGGQQQRVALGRAIVRDPEVFLMDEPLANLDAKLRAEMRTELQSLQADLGVTTVYVTHDQTEAMTMGDRIAVLNDGRLQQVGEPLEVYHEPANQFVAGFIGEPSMNFLTGRRSEGTFVGEHIEYPFPPRIADAVGETEDVVIGVRPESIDLRPAEGTDPADLGDHEFRMVVTVNETHGDRNVVHLAHSETTTEHDVLRAVTDGMNVFDAGEEVVVGIDPDRIHVFDGGSGAALRNPRDGSKQELTQV
- a CDS encoding carbohydrate ABC transporter permease, producing MSQSTSRPNIDVVSLVEDVSLRRVGQYTLVVLFLGFFLVPLQTGIMTALKTNEAVARSLPFAPPAGQGFTLSNLEFAFDRLSTAFINSLLMAIPATIINVLLASMAAFGLTMVRWRGQLALLSLFLVGVFVPYQAVLVPLARFWNNIFPLGRMLEPTFAAVPLLQGHHSQLVPLVITHVAYGIPICTILFRSYYKGLPNSLVEAAKIDGASITKIYRRIVLPISKPMFGVVFIYQFTQIYNEFLFSFTLITSANNPAAPVTLILPAIGTSTSGIDFGIRMSAAFLAALPTIILYVAFAEQFAKGLRTESG
- a CDS encoding carbohydrate ABC transporter permease — translated: MATQPTNDPEMPDEEPVGWRTKLRYFLNSDFVRSSPYWGIPFLLMAVAVYGGIGYNLAISFTDYAGLSQPTFESFDLEMYRTAVGNEAFRRAAFNNFVLLVAFTSVSLGLGLFLAVLLDHGIRFKEKIQTAYLLPMALSFVVTAQLWLWMYNQENGVLTVIIEGLGFESINWLGNPDFALAAVIFALVWQFSGYAMVVYLAGLQSIPSDQFEAARVDGASTFRTYVSIIIPQLKESSVSAAVVLMVFALKAFTFLYALVGQYRPPNGTDILATLMVRQAFKFGKWAYGAAIATMLLLLALGVIAPYLYYQYRQGSL
- a CDS encoding ABC transporter substrate-binding protein, with product MDRRAYLGGIAGAVAAGAAGCLGGDESSDETLEVLHGWTGGDGSDAINELTELFNDEYPDLDSNIKAVGGQGNVELNTTVLRRLTNSNPMGAFANWPGKNLERYRGSLMDLEEDVWEAEGYKDSMQDRVVDLCTFNDKMPAVPIGSHRLNNLFYNTAAFEEAGIDPSSLGSVPDFVDALETIDSETDYTAFAHGMQAPFLGLQTWAQILTSQSGVEAYEDFIAGDGDRGAVIDALETLQEIQENYITEDASSIGYTQAAQKLIADEAACIHGGNWLYGMFRADDEFNYGEQWDWIPFPGTEGLYFYHVDAFVTPGSNPTREKTVSWQKFIGTKEAQVAFNNLKGSVPLRTDIDSSELTDFLAMTYEDLTSSDAYPPTIAHGLAVEPEAMNDCKSAIGNNFMGPYDAEAAADGLLEAVSQ
- the xacF gene encoding 2,5-dioxovalerate dehydrogenase, with protein sequence MTDTNENYVNGEWVPAATGETVDVVNPANPDEVVARYQQSGTEAATDAVEAAADAASDWADTPGPDRGAVLRDAGAILDDRKDELTDQLVAEEGKARPEAAGEVQRAIDIFYYFAEKARDLGGSLKSASGRDTSLYTVEEPVGVAALITPWNYPIAIPAWKLAPALATGNSVVLKPASAAPGPAVALAEALDEAGLPDGVLNLVTGPGSSVGSTFVEHDAVDAVSFTGSSEVGEMVYDQATDAGKRAQMEMGGKNPTVVGASADPAEAAEIVANGGFGTTGQSCTACSRAVVHEDVYDEFVDELVARAEAIDIGPGSDAEMGPQVSESERDGTLEYIGIAEDEGATLAAGGGVPAEYDEGYFVEPTVFTDVEPDYRIAQEEVFGPVVAVIEVEDFDEGLAVANDVEYGLSASVVTDDHTEAKRFLSEAEAGVVKVNEKTTGLELHVPFGGFKRSSSETWREQGDAGIDFYTISKTVYDNY